The Ananas comosus cultivar F153 linkage group 6, ASM154086v1, whole genome shotgun sequence genome segment TGATCCAGTGAACACTGTTCTTGTCATTGTAGATTTCAGCTGGAGAACGAATTTGCGCTAGATGAAGGCCTTTCTTCCAAATTGTTTGACCTctctaaatttcaaagtttgtTGATACATAGTAACTTTATTAGTCTGATGTCAGTTAgtgtctatctatctatctatatatatatatattaatttgatatcaGTTACTCATCTTACTAAATCTTCTGTAGTTTTCTCAAGGCTCAGGTTTAAAACATGCCCCTGTTCCTGAAGCCAATAGACCATGAAGTGATTCTGCAATTTACTATCTGCTATGACACCAGCTAAAGAAGCGTGATATTAAATTGTGCTTTATTCCGCTCTTTAATTGCAACTAAGTTGTGCTCTAGTACAGGGGGCGTCGGCTATCAGCATTATGTGATGAGACAAAGGTTTATGGATATATGATTGCTTTTTCGATAGAATGGCCTTTATCGTGGGTTGTATTTTGTGGACTGATGATTTCATGTGTGTTTCACTAGACACTCGCCCTGTATCTTACAGTGCAAGTTTGTTTTGCTCAGAGAGGCGCACTGAAGTCGCCAGTTCTGGAAAGTCGTGTGCTCTGGCGTTTGGTGTGTCCTGCAAACTCAACAAACTCAGGTTCCTGTTTGCCAAACATACCCTTTACTCCTTACCCTATTCTCCAACCCAGCCCGATTTTCAATTACTAGTGAACCACAGTAAAATACATCTAAAGAATTAACTGTGAAGTTCTATGTTAGGAACAAGTCGGTGATGATTTTAAGCAGCACACTCAAATAGCAAAGATTATCCCAGAAACAGCAATTGAGCAGCAAATTTTgtctaattttttatctaacaTCGAACTAATACAATAAGACTACCACCAATGTACAGCAGAGGAAAGATCAACCCAATATCAATTACTACTACGAATTCAGAAATTAAGATTGCATTGATCCAGAAAACGAGTACCTAAACCACCGCGAGTGGCGCATCGGAGCCTCCTTTGCCCCATCGCCGCTCCGACTCGCAGAGGAAAATCCGATCGCTCCTAGTTTCCCGATCGGATCCAAACAAGCACCCCCACTCATGAtcagcccaaaaaaaaaaaaggtccatGAGCAAAGGGGAAGCAAAACTTAAACCCTAGTTCTAGTCCTATGAACAaggaaggaggagagagaacgTACGATACGAGTCCTTCGTGTTCCAGGAGGTGGGAGACGACGCTCGGAGCGCCCACTCTCGACCTCGATCTGCTTCCGACGTTCCTCAATCTTCCTCCGAGCATCATCTTCCTCGAAccatctctctcctcttcttcttctttcctttgttctatatatatttgtagcTTCGTGGCGAAAACGAAAAGCGGGGGAATTTGAGCGGGAGAGGAAAAGATGAACGGGAAGAGATTCGGTCCTCCGTCACCGCCCGGGAACACGCAGATGGGCTTTGAGCGCGCCCAGTTGTTTATAGGTACTAATGGGCCGATTAGATCTGGCCCAAAAAGAGTCATCTTGGGCCCACTTTTCAATCTGTATCCGGGTTCGTCCAAGTCAGAGGAATCCGATAACTTTTGGACCGGGCCTTCGATTGAACATTACTAGTGTTACTAAACATCACAAAACTTCTATTCCTTTTACAAGGCCCAACTCGTGAACCTAACGCGCTTGAAATTTTCTCATTATAGtcatattcaatttttattccTATTTTGAATGAGATGTGCGCATACCGTatcatcccttttttttttttttttgaccccGGAAAATAACACTATAATTTATCCATGGTAGGGTGTCAAATCAATAGGTTAACTTCATTGCTTCGTACTTAATTTTCTTGGGTAATAAAGAAGCCTCAGATGAAGCTGATTATAAGTGAATTTTTAGACTTTTCTCCTTGGCTAGTTGGCTGTGGCTGTTACAAAATTAGCCGGCCTCACAACCTGGTAAAAAGGGGTAATCATGTTATAGCTAAGTATTAGCTAAACATGTTTGGACCCTTCCTTAGTCACCTTGTTTGTACCTCCCTAGCAAATCAGAAACGAGGAGGATATTTCTCTCTCACCTTAGTTTCTTCTCCATGCATTCCCAAACCTACGTATTATCCTAGGCTACGAGGCCTATGTCATATCACACTCATCATAAGCTTTGTATATATGAAGGGTTCAATTTCCCCCTTGCATTTTGCAAATTAATCAGAACAGTGGCTAGCAATCTATCTTTCCATGGCTTCGGTTATGTCCCTGTTTTCACTCGTCTTCTTAACTCTCTTGCTTTCGTTTAACTCCGACCGCGTTTTCGGAACCCAAATACGAAGCCAAATACATGATGATATTCGCAGAATTCACGTACAAGACCACCGTCGACGAACGATCAGCGTCAAATCTTTACTGGCAAGCACTGATTGCTCTTTTGCATCTGCTTCTTCAGGTCTGATTAGCAGTTGTATTAATTTTTGTCGCGCTTAAAATTTCTTTAAAGTACAATTAACGAGTCAAAGTTTATACATAATTACACATTATTACACATTTCGGTtgaaccaaaaattaaaatgtttctAAGAAGACTCATCAATTACTCTTTATCTAGAGAAAGCATTGCTCTTTTCTTCGGATAATCTGAAATATTGTTGGTTGATGTTTATAGAGCAAGTTCCACACATAGAAGTGTGCAATCCTTTTGAATGtctattttgttttaaaaaaatctgcAGCAGTTGACAGCAGCAAACTGTCCGTCGTCCACCGCCACGGCCCGTGCTCGCCTCTCGGCCAGCCCAAGCGCGCGAATCACCGCCGCAACCTCCGCGAAGACCATTTCCGCGTCCGGTCCATCCACCACCGCATCTCAACCAAtctagccgccgccgccgccgccccaaCGCTCCCTTCTCACCTCGGCTTATCTCTCGGCACCGCCGACTATATCGTGACCGTCGGCATCGGCACTCCTAAAAGAGACCTCTCTCTAGTCTTTGACACCGGCAGCGACCTCACCTGGACCCAATGCGAGCCATGCACGACATCCTGCTACTCCCAGAAAGAACCTATGTTCGACCCCCAACAATCCTCTTCCTACTCCAACATCTCTTGCTCCACCGGCGAATGCTCGCTGGCCAGCTCCCAATCCGGGTGTCTAGATTCTACTTGCATCTACCTCGTCCAATACGGCGACGGCTCGTACTCCTCCGGATTCTTCGCGGAAGAGACCCTCACTCTAACACCGTCCGACGTGGTTACGACCTTCAAGTTCGGATGTGGGGAGTCGAACATCGGCTTGTTCGGCGGGGTCGCCGGCCTACTCGGGCTCGGTCGGGGCCAGGTTTCGCTGGTGTCGCAATCGGCCGACCAGTACGGCGGCGTTTTCTCCTACTGCCTCCCGCCGTTCGCCAGCTCGGCCGGATACTTAACCTTCGGAGCCAGCTCGGCTTCGCCCAACATGCAGTTCACTCCCCTGCAGTCGAATTCCGCCGCGCCGTCTTTCTACTTTGTCGAGATGGTCGGTATAAGCGTCGGCGGAAAAGTGCTGCCGATACAACCCGAAGTGTTTTCG includes the following:
- the LOC109712159 gene encoding aspartyl protease family protein At5g10770-like, whose protein sequence is MGFERAQLFIAVDSSKLSVVHRHGPCSPLGQPKRANHRRNLREDHFRVRSIHHRISTNLAAAAAAPTLPSHLGLSLGTADYIVTVGIGTPKRDLSLVFDTGSDLTWTQCEPCTTSCYSQKEPMFDPQQSSSYSNISCSTGECSLASSQSGCLDSTCIYLVQYGDGSYSSGFFAEETLTLTPSDVVTTFKFGCGESNIGLFGGVAGLLGLGRGQVSLVSQSADQYGGVFSYCLPPFASSAGYLTFGASSASPNMQFTPLQSNSAAPSFYFVEMVGISVGGKVLPIQPEVFSTAATIVDSGTVLTRLPMSAYTALRDEFRSHMSGYPTAPPLSILDTCYDLTGHDNVSVPGVAMQFGGGVNLNVDASGILYVADISQACLAFVGNVNETDVSIVGNMQQKTYSVVFDAPNNVIGFGAGGCS